One Aulosira sp. FACHB-615 genomic window carries:
- a CDS encoding WD40 repeat domain-containing protein — MTPDKHLQQILNRAEQGQQTDEDISFLRQKLLTGDRQIVSQLGKYNVNIGEGRDIHIGDRIYQTWDEQAIQALVQAIQKVTWRCVASLTENDYTQVENQSTGIPIIDKLAKNLTDFSQQSVMRYGLKLAFSPHQEYFISSGNQVIKRWQTNTRERLQEISVPFSATGVFDLWFTSVAISSDAQLIAACKAYQIYIWRLGSSNPLHTFGKTLLSNFLDVFGFDSVAFSPNNKILAANDNHDIKLWDVESGEEIAKLSGHSDKVTCVAFNPKNGRILASCSYDKTIKLWDIDSKRCLGTLTAHRDAIYTLTFSPDGEILASGSNDNKIKLWYLNTRETPQTLQQHSDAVTCLVFSPDGKTLVSGSNDETIVEWKITEKEFQIFPERHRRGVTSIAISPDGETLISGGRDQTIKVWRR, encoded by the coding sequence ATGACACCTGATAAACACCTCCAGCAAATTCTGAATCGGGCTGAACAGGGACAACAAACCGATGAAGATATATCATTTTTACGTCAGAAACTTTTGACTGGCGATCGCCAAATCGTATCGCAACTAGGTAAATACAATGTCAACATTGGTGAAGGTAGAGACATCCATATAGGCGATCGCATTTACCAAACCTGGGATGAACAAGCCATCCAAGCTTTAGTTCAAGCCATTCAAAAAGTAACTTGGCGATGTGTCGCTAGTTTAACAGAGAATGATTACACTCAAGTGGAAAATCAATCCACTGGAATTCCGATTATAGATAAACTAGCCAAAAATTTAACTGATTTTTCTCAACAATCTGTCATGCGTTATGGATTAAAACTAGCTTTTAGTCCTCATCAAGAGTATTTTATTAGTAGTGGCAATCAAGTTATTAAACGTTGGCAGACAAACACACGAGAAAGACTACAAGAAATTTCTGTTCCCTTTTCTGCAACAGGCGTTTTTGATTTATGGTTTACATCTGTAGCCATTAGTTCAGATGCTCAATTAATTGCTGCTTGTAAAGCCTATCAAATATACATTTGGCGTTTAGGTTCATCAAATCCGCTTCATACATTTGGTAAAACTCTTTTAAGTAATTTTTTAGATGTTTTTGGTTTTGATTCAGTCGCTTTTAGTCCTAATAACAAAATATTAGCCGCCAATGATAATCATGATATTAAATTGTGGGATGTAGAAAGTGGTGAAGAAATTGCTAAATTATCTGGGCATTCTGATAAAGTCACCTGTGTTGCTTTTAACCCAAAAAACGGACGAATTCTTGCTAGTTGTAGCTACGATAAAACTATCAAACTATGGGATATAGATAGTAAAAGATGTTTAGGTACACTTACAGCACATCGAGACGCTATTTATACGCTAACATTTAGCCCAGATGGAGAAATATTGGCTAGTGGCAGCAATGACAATAAGATTAAACTTTGGTATTTAAATACTAGAGAAACCCCTCAGACTCTCCAACAACATTCAGATGCCGTTACTTGTCTTGTATTTAGTCCAGACGGTAAAACTTTAGTGAGTGGAAGTAATGATGAAACAATTGTAGAGTGGAAAATTACTGAAAAAGAATTTCAAATTTTCCCTGAACGACATCGCAGAGGTGTGACATCAATTGCAATTAGCCCAGATGGAGAAACACTAATTAGCGGAGGAAGAGATCAGACCATTAAAGTTTGGCGAAGATAA
- a CDS encoding NACHT domain-containing NTPase, producing the protein MDIKIGFNSNQFTSDEPQIIDVFNHDEIGGKLLIIGEPGSGKTTTLLELAQILVTLAEEQHLKPIPVLLNLASWQNPRQPFRQWIIVELSMKYGQSSQTIEQWLNEQKLLPLLDGLDELESSLYQDCIRGINIFLSEVNRPPSLIVCTRKEEYINAKIKLKLNGAVCLLPLSDDQIQNYLQQIQNFPHSHTLIQDTILMDLIRIPLFLNLAIVTCQEISLEKWQKIDSSEERLQYLWNTYIYKRLIDDNNAKSKKIRVWLTWIAQQLAQESKFDFVIAQLQPSKTLYGNQKNIYILILFIIISSIVEICIHINNGLEIKLIKNEIPQLIMLINDIMPQLIIAILVVSFSLAFSYFIKPLMLFLLKIIKFIFSRFSNLLGIFNSIIYLPLSISIFIIFIYKISSLAGLLVLYFLILLPFNILPFNYNYESFDLLHWLAFPVKFFKNITILIAITAIAFCLALPIFFAFFLLSILVSVGLIIVFINVIQPIEKLIVS; encoded by the coding sequence TTGGATATCAAAATCGGTTTTAATAGTAATCAATTTACTTCCGATGAACCTCAAATTATAGATGTATTCAATCATGATGAAATTGGAGGTAAATTATTAATTATTGGAGAGCCTGGCTCTGGAAAAACAACAACTTTATTGGAATTAGCACAAATTCTAGTTACTCTTGCAGAAGAGCAGCATTTAAAACCGATACCTGTACTTCTAAATTTAGCCTCTTGGCAAAATCCACGACAACCCTTTCGTCAGTGGATAATAGTAGAACTTAGTATGAAATATGGACAATCATCTCAAACTATCGAACAATGGTTGAATGAACAAAAGCTGCTACCTTTATTAGATGGTTTAGATGAGTTGGAATCATCTCTTTATCAGGACTGTATTCGAGGAATTAATATATTTTTGAGTGAAGTTAATCGACCACCATCTTTGATAGTATGTACTCGCAAAGAAGAGTATATTAATGCCAAAATCAAACTAAAGCTAAATGGGGCTGTTTGTCTTCTTCCACTTAGTGACGACCAAATTCAAAACTACTTACAACAGATTCAAAATTTCCCTCATTCACATACTCTTATTCAAGACACTATTTTGATGGATCTAATTCGTATCCCATTATTTTTAAATCTTGCTATTGTAACTTGTCAAGAAATTTCTCTTGAAAAATGGCAAAAAATAGACTCGTCAGAAGAACGTCTTCAGTATCTTTGGAATACATACATTTATAAAAGGTTAATCGATGACAATAACGCTAAAAGCAAGAAAATTAGAGTATGGCTCACATGGATAGCTCAACAGTTAGCTCAAGAATCTAAGTTTGATTTTGTAATCGCGCAACTCCAACCCAGTAAAACTTTGTATGGGAATCAAAAAAATATATATATTTTAATTTTGTTTATAATCATTTCATCAATAGTTGAAATATGTATTCACATAAATAATGGTTTAGAAATAAAACTCATTAAAAATGAAATTCCTCAGTTAATAATGCTAATCAATGACATAATGCCACAGTTAATTATAGCTATTTTAGTAGTAAGTTTTTCTTTAGCCTTTAGTTATTTCATTAAACCATTAATGCTATTTTTATTAAAAATCATTAAATTTATATTTAGTAGATTTAGTAATTTACTGGGCATTTTTAACTCAATTATTTATCTCCCCTTATCTATTTCGATTTTTATTATTTTTATTTATAAAATCTCCTCTTTGGCTGGCTTATTAGTTTTATATTTTTTGATTCTTTTGCCATTTAATATTTTGCCATTTAATTATAACTATGAATCCTTCGATTTACTTCATTGGTTAGCTTTCCCAGTAAAATTTTTTAAAAATATAACTATATTAATAGCTATCACAGCAATTGCATTTTGTTTAGCCCTACCAATATTTTTTGCTTTTTTTCTTTTGTCTATACTTGTAAGCGTGGGATTAATAATAGTTTTTATCAATGTTATACAACCAATTGAAAAGTTAATTGTCTCGTAA